The Fusarium oxysporum Fo47 chromosome II, complete sequence genome includes a region encoding these proteins:
- a CDS encoding thiamine diphosphate-binding protein, producing the protein MSNSNLQKPIDVAEYLFKRLYEVGVRSVHGVPGDYNLVALDYLPQCNLKWVGSVNELNAAYAADGYARVTKMAALITTFGVGELSAVNGVAGSYSEHIPVVHIVGCPSTISQRDQMLLHHTLGNGDFDVFANMSAQISCNVAKLNKPSEIAEQIDTALRTCWLRSRPVYIMVPTDMVQEKVEGARLDTPIDLSEPQNDPGNEDFVVDEILKAMYAAQRPVILVDSCAIRHRVVKEVHQLIDKLDLPVFVTPMGKGAVNEDHPNYGGVFAGDGSHPARAQSIVEGSDLLLTIGALKSDFNTTGFSYRTSQINSVDFHSTHCKVRYSTYPGVAMRGVLRKIIDRVDPKSMPAPSIPEVRNEVEKNTDDSEIITQAWLWPRVGEYLIPNDIVVTETGTANFGIWDTRFPRNVTALSQVLWGSIGWSVGACQGAALAAKDAGKEGRTILFVGDGSFQLTAQELSTMIRHHLKPTIFVICNDGFTIERFIHGMDAVYNDINNWKYKDLVSVFGGEKTCKTFQIKTKTELNELLTNKEFNAAECLQFVELYMPREDAPRALIMTAEASARNNAKKH; encoded by the exons ATGAGCAACTCCAACCTCCAAAAGCCAATTGACGTGGCTGAATACCTCTTCAAGCGTCTCTACGAAGTCGGTGTTCGATCTGTTCACGGTGTTCCCGGTGACTACAACCTCGTCGCCCTCGACTATCTTCCTCAATGCAACCTCAAGTGGGTCGGCAGTGTTAACGAGCTTAACGCTG CCTACGCTGCTGATGGATATGCCCGTGTCACCAAGATGGCTGctctcatcaccaccttCGGTGTTGGTGAGCTCTCTGCCGTCAACGGTGTTGCTGGCTCTTACTCCGAGCACATCCCCGTCGTCCACATTGTTGGATGCCCTTCTACCATCTCTCAGCGTGACCAGATGCTTCTTCACCACACTCTCGGAAACGGTGACTTTGATGTCTTTGCCAACATGAGCGCTCAAATCTCTTGCAAcgtcgccaagctcaacaagccCTCCGAGATCGCCGAGCAGATCGATACTGCTCTCCGCACTTGCTGGCTCCGCTCTCGTCCCGTCTACATCATGGTCCCTACCGATATGGTCcaggagaaggttgagggtGCTCGGCTTGACACCCCCATCGACCTGTCTGAGCCTCAGAACGACCCCGGTAACGAGGACTtcgtcgttgatgagatcctcaAGGCTATGTACGCTGCTCAGCGCCCTGTCATCCTTGTCGACTCTTGTGCTATCCGTCACCGTGTTGTCAAGGAGGTTCACCAGCTCATTGACAAGCTCGACCTTCCCGTCTTTGTTACCCCCATGGGTAAGGGTGCTGTGAACGAGGACCACCCCAACTATGGTGGTGTCTTCGCTGGTGACGGCTCTCATCCCGCTCGTGCCCAGTCTATAGTTGAGGGCTCTGATCTCCTTCTCACCATTGGTGCTCTCAAGAGTGatttcaacaccaccggTTTCTCTTACCGCACATCACAAATCAACTCTGTTGATTTCCACAGTACTCACTGCAAGGTCCGCTACTCCACATACCCCGGCGTTGCCATGCGTGGTGTCCTCCGCAAGATCATCGACCGAGTCGACCCCAAGTCTATGCCCGCTCCTTCTATCCCTGAGGTCAGGAAcgaggtcgagaagaacACCGACGACTCTGAGATCATCACACAGGCCTGGCTCTGGCCCCGTGTCGGCGAATACCTCATCCCCAACGACATCGTCGTCACTGAGACTGGTACCGCTAACTTCGGTATCTGGGACACTCGATTCCCCCGCAACGTCACCGCCCTCAGCCAAGTTCTCTGGGGCAGCATCGGCTGGTCCGTTGGTGCTTGCCAGGGTGCTGCCCTCGCTGCTAAGGATGCTGGCAAGGAAGGCCGAACAATCCtctttgttggtgatggatcTTTCCAATTGACCGCTCAGGAGCTGAGCACCATGATCCGACATCACCTCAAGCCCACAAT TTTCGTCATCTGCAACGATGGCTTCACCATTGAGCGATTCATCCACGGTATGGATGCTGTCTACAACGACATCAACAACTGGAAGTACAAGGACCTCGTCAGCGTCTTCGGCGGCGAGAAGACCTGCAAGACCTTCcagatcaagaccaagactgagCTCAACGAGCTCCTCACCAACAAGGAGTTCAACGCTGCTGAGTGCTTGCAATTCGTCGAGCTCTACATGCCCAGAGAGGATGCTCCTCGCGCTCTGATCATGACTGCCGAGGCCAGTGCTAGgaacaacgccaagaagcaCTAA
- a CDS encoding SGT1 protein-domain-containing protein, whose product MSFRSPIIEEEEFPQQTGDAEETDFKNQLPDNCVEYLLFFIDPQVDIRKQLAQIENIRRSATELATTLTKDYIWQKDEFNLTLKNENGLVYLHGITDYSDAVEDEWLIVYILRELSKSHPNLWIRVFDTDGEFLLVEAANVLPRWLNPEIDNNRAWINKGNLLLIPVRDEEGLRARNLELPDAVQAIKTKRDALVHSGFVEAEAFYRLEKYPGQISESLHHSLITIPRKLAYILHSLPKSVAPAVEEFYLRDPIALKRVISPTQPFTFPPEDLITISVRFSKVLFAQLRSQRFDAPPSWSEVLRKAQKEAPSGEADKIMARLDIGMKLTCGFEMLAVKAEKSKSRVVRELAIELEDLAEDGNEALPSDEDIKSWKDHDVDDSEAWMDINYQDFEKELDGKRENASSNSKPAFGDANTQSDLRKIVSRFEAFLNDDSAGMDGAELDEMDYDDDDDDDEEFDEDSESEDKEVSFDEEEFAKMMREMMGLPSTDSSTNTAKKAATQPNPPVIDEEDEEIQKLTTEFEAELNEHGALKLDPVEKQPRLKDATQKGGESSLADIKEEEENSEEEVDIDYNLAKNLLESFKSQAGMAGPTGNLLGMMGFQLPRDEEDENEKEDEETGNDSAKGKGKERA is encoded by the exons ATGTCATTCAGGTCGCCAATTATAGAAGAGGAGGAATTCCCTCAACAAACGGGCGATGCAGAAGAGACAGACTTCAAGAATCAACTGCCAGATAATTGTGTCGaatatcttctttttttcatAGACCCTCAAGTCGATATTCGCAAACAGCTTGCACAAATCGAGAATATCCGAAGGTCGGCCACAGAGCTTGCTACCACACTTACCAAAGACTACATATGGCAAAAAGACGAGTTTAATCTGACTCTAAAAAACGAAAACG GACTGGTGTATCTCCATGGTATCACTGATTATAGCGATGCCGTAGAAGATGAATGGCTCATCgtatatatactaagagaACTATCAAAATCCCACCCCAACCTCTGGATCCGGGTATTTGACACAGACGGCGAGTTCCTCCTGGTCGAAGCAGCCAATGTGCTGCCCAGATGGTTGAACCCCGAGATTGACAACAACCGAGCTTGGATTAACAAAGGAaaccttcttcttatccccgtcagagatgaagaaggtctCAGAGCTCGCAATCTTGAACTACCGGATGCAGTTCAAGCGATCAAAACAAAACGCGATGCACTTGTTCACTCAGGTTTCGTCGAAGCCGAAGCCTTCTACAGACTTGAAAAGTACCCTGGGCAGATCAGTGAATCTCTACACCATTCTCTCATTACGATACCGAGGAAGTTAGCATATATCCTCCACTCCCTCCCTAAATCGGTTGCACCAGCAGTCGAAGAATTCTATCTCCGAGACCCGATCGCCTTGAAACGTGTCATCTCACCAACCCAACCGTTCACATTCCCTCCAGAGGACCTCATCACAATATCTGTCAGGTTTAGCAAGGTACTTTTCGCTCAGTTGCGATCCCAACGGTTCGATGCCCCGCCGAGCTGGAGCGAAGTCCTTCGGAAAGCCCAGAAAGAAGCACCTTCAGGCGAGGCAGACAAAATCATGGCGAGATTGGATATTGGGATGAAGCTCACTTGTGGATTCGAAATGCTGGCTGTGAAGGCTGAAAAGAGCAAAAGCAGAGTTGTCCGTGAGCTCGCGATCGAACTTGAGGATCTTGCAGAGGATGGCAACGAGGCTCTCCCCTCAGATGAAGACATCAAGTCATGGAAGGATCacgatgttgatgatagCGAAGCATGGATGGACATCAACTATCAAGATTTCGAGAAGGAACTGGATGGCAAAAGAGAGAACGCTTCCTCCAACTCCAAGCCAGCGTTTGGAGATGCGAATACACAATCTGATCTTCGCAAGATTGTGTCTCGCTTTGAAGCATTTCTGAATGATGATAGTGCTGGAATGGACGGAGCAGAACTTGACGAAATGGATtacgatgatgatgatgacgacgacgaagaatTTGACGAAGACAGCGAGTCCGAGGACAAGGAGGTTAGctttgacgaggaggagtttgctaagatgatgagagaaatGATGGGTCTACCATCCACAGACTCAAGCACAAACACGGCAAAGAAGGCCGCAACTCAGCCCAACCCCCCCGTAAttgacgaagaggacgaagagatCCAGAAGCTCACCACGGAGTTCGAAGCAGAGCTCAACGAACATGGCGCGCTCAAGCTTGACCCTGTTGAGAAGCAACCCCGTCTGAAAGATGCGACTCAAAAAGGGGGAGAGAGTAGCCTAGCAGACatcaaggaagaagaagagaacaGTGAGGAGGAAGTCGATATTGATTACAATCTGGCAAAGAACTTACTCGAAAGTTTCAAGAGCCAGGCTGGCATGGCTGGACCGACTGGTAACTTGCTAGGTATGATGGGCTTTCAGCTACCacgagatgaagaagatgagaatgagaaggaagatgaagagactgGCAATGATTCAGCAAAAGGGAAGGGAAAAGAACGAGCATAG
- a CDS encoding signal recognition particle, SRP9/SRP14 subunit — MTDSHMSHDEFFAKLGELFNHRKGSDHGAIYLSQKRLTYGQGIPSPSEEEPSPDIHPGKPLPLIIRATNGKGKRDRSNKAKLSTVVNPEDLEAFYVRYADVCKAGMTALKPRDRSKKKAKAKKKKAAA, encoded by the exons ATGACTGACTCTCATATGAGCCATGACGAG TTCTTCGCCAAGTTGGGTGAGCTCTTCAATCATCGCAAGGGCAGCGACCATGGCGCCATCTACTTGAGCCAGAAGCGAC TCACATACGGTCAGGGCATCCCCAGTCCCTCAGAAGAGGAGCCCTCTCCGGATATTCACCCTGGCAAGCCTCTGCCCCTCATCATCAGGGCAACAAATGGCAAGGGCAAGAGGGATCGCTCTAACAAAGCCAAGCTTTCAACAGTCGTCAACCCCGAGGATCTGGAGGCTTTCTACGTGCGGTATGCCGATGTGTGCAAGGCTGGCATGACAGCCCTGAAGCCCAGAGAcaggagcaagaagaaggccaaggcaaagaagaagaaggctgcagCATAA
- a CDS encoding COQ9-domain-containing protein, with protein MIGQDGKASKTNRKRQHQKTTHFDEAGIFMKTNLYLAISFNMSASMRVLPRSALRTSRLTQSLARRPFHSYDHPPPPGAFGNAEKSILAAAYKHVPEHGFSQKALGCGARDAGYLDISASVIPDGAFGLIRYHLITQREALATRSQELFPDPNQPGVSARVEALTWERLMGNKLVLDRWQEALAVMAQPSYVPESIKELAKLSDEIWFLAGDKAVDPSWYTKRATLSMIYSTSELFMTNDRSPDFFETRQFLQRRLGEVKSVGGMVGSFGQWAGYTLSAGVNILRSKGVRV; from the exons ATGATTGGTCAAGACGGTAAAGCATCTAAAACAAATCGCAAACGTCAACACCAAAAAACGACCCATTTTGATGAAGCAGGAATCTTCATGAAGACTAATTTATACCTTGCCATATCATTCAATATGTCAGCGTCTATGAGAGTGCTACCAAGATCAGCCTTGCGTACTTCGAGGCTGACACAAAGCCTTGCCCGCCGACCCTTCCACTCATACGATCacccaccaccaccaggaGCATTTGGCAATGCTGAAAAGTCCATCCTCGCTGCGGCTTATAAACACGTCCCGGAACATGGTTTCTCACAGAAGGCTCTTGGTTGCGGTGCAAGAGACGCTGGCTACCTTGACATTAGCGCGAGCGTCATCCCCGACGGTGCCTTTGGTCTGATTCGATACCATCTTATTACCCAGCGAGAGGCCTTAGCAACTCGAAGCCAAGAACTATTCCCTGATCCCAACCAGCCTGGAGTCTCGGCGAGAGTGGAAGCGTTGACGTGGGAGAGACTTATGGGTAACAAGTTGGTTTTGGATCGTTGGCAAGAG GCATTGGCCGTCATGGCTCAGCCCAGTTACGTCCCCGAATCCATAAAGGAGCTGGCAAAACTTTCCGATGAAATCTGGTTCCTTGCCGGTGACAAGGCCGTCGACCCTTCGTGGTACACCAAGCGTGCCACCCTCTCTATGATATACAGCACAAGCGAGCTATTCATGACCAACGACCGATCTCCCGATTTTTTCGAGACAAGGCAATTCCTTCAGCGAAGACTAGGCGAGGTCAAGTCCGTTGGTGGTATGGTCGGATCGTTCGGTCAGTGGGCCGGTTACACACTCAGCGCTGGTGTGAATATACTAAGGAGCAAGGGCGTCAGAGTTTAA
- a CDS encoding DNA repair protein SMC6 yields the protein MAPTKRSRRDVEQEEDIIVDVRQARSNFSGEDTRKRARVTVDDSQTRETPQRENTPSDQSEDDEDRRNMAAPPQTQYEIMRDNGFKHLEHADWDDQQATQKLAKRVINLGNNVVSESGIIESITCFNFMCHERLHVNLGPLINFIVGENGSGKSAVLTALTLCLGGKASDTNRGGSLKSFVKEGCEQGSLVVKIKNAGSDAYQPDIYGETIIVERHFSKSGSSGFKIKSALGRIISTKKQEVDEISEWYALQIGNPLTVLSQDNARQFLNAATPAQKYKYFVSGVQLEQLDNDYRMSQDTLDKTLILRDDLNAKIEEVKKEAEAARRLAEAAQKNKNLREKARHYINQLVWSQVVEQERLLEDCEKEIARRTESITEAEKNCESSTQALDKVNEKIERLWQAKEEIESDRDTFKERIDKATAAYRQAQKEESELLREERDAFQRLKTARDDMKACQRKIQDEERRLGESTGNARTQKDSELAHARKREQLLKEQIDEIQNNLPDLTRRLGEAEQHFKKLAHNKDLKRKDIVSVEQQVRELKAATGGRFDGYDREIRDLVKAIENERGWEQKPVGPIGAHIRLSKPEWSGILERTLGEGLNAFVVRSKSDQTRLANLMRRFRLKRQPPIYIAYGGRIDTSNQEPDPRFDTILSVLQFDDDIVRSQLIISNQIEKIILIRDRVEAERVMVEGVPPRNVSACLCFHDGRGKRGWGLRLTNRNGSVGTSPVLPYTMRPRMQTDSGQQVEIQEENLKHLGQEMAEINRDERQAQQAVQRCKTELDNQRKDVKRFESDLRRTQADMERVQMELDAFEGVDDRLNILRAELESRRSEEEQLGNQYGEMGLAKRDLKQKAEKARLKLEEEKNEQEDWQNRVDKAAQKVATAENMRKSILAEKNGAFESLDIAKNERRRAEERRDRKAEEVANFIEQARQTAPERVHIPDNETHSSIEQKYTKIREQIKQRESRLGASDQQIYDRATEAEERYEDVQRQTQDVDDTIVALKRAIESRLQIWRKFQREISARIRIQFNYLLSERGFRGKIDLDHKARKVFLQIEPDETRKSSAGRNTKTLSGGEKSFSSICMLLSVWEAIGSPIRCLDEFDVFMDNVNRAISTNMLVDAARRSVSRQYILITPNAIEGRARLDKDVKIIRLTDPRQRTLDNFQ from the exons ATGGCACCCACCAAAAGATCGCGGCGAGACGTTGAACAAGAGGAGGACATCATTGTAGATGTACGACAAGCGCGATCTAACTTCTCGGGAGAAGATACC AGAAAGCGTGCCAGGGTGACCGTAGACGACAGCCAAACGAGAGAAACGCCCCAAAGAGAAAACACGCCGAGCGACCAAagcgaagatgacgaagaccGTAGAAATATGGCCGCGCCGCCACAGACACAATACGAGATCATGCGAGACAACGGCTTCAAACATCTAGAGCACGCTGATTGGGACGACCAGCAAGCGACTCAGAAGCTCGCCAAGCGAGTCATCAATCTCGGCAACAACGTGGTATCTGAGAGTGGTATCATCGAGAGCATTACCTGCTTTAACTTCATGTGCCACGAGCGATTACATGTCAACCTAGGGCCACTGATCAACTTCATTGTCGGAGAGAATGGTAGTGGAAAGAGTGCTGTTCTTACGGCACTGACACTTTGTCTGGGTGGGAAGGCTAGCGATACCAACCGAGGTGGAAGTCTCAAGTCCTTTGTCAAGGAGGGCTGCGAGCAAGGCAGCTTGgtcgtcaagatcaagaatgCTGGCTCAGATGCCTACCAGCCCGATATCTATGGCGAAACCATCATTGTCGAGCGCCATTTCTCTAAATCGGGGAGTAGTGgtttcaagatcaagagcgCCCTAGGCAGAATCATCTCAACCAAGAAGCAGGAGGTAGATGAGATATCAGAATGGTACGCGCTACAAATCGGTAACCCCCTCACCGTTCTGTCACAGGACAACGCGCGACAGTTTCTCAACGCGGCGACTCCAGCCCAGAAGTACAAGTATTTCGTTTCTGGTGTACAACTAGAGCAGTTGGACAACGACTATAGGATGTCACAAGATACGCTTGATAAGACCCTCATACTCAGGGACGATCTAAATGCCAAGATCGAAGAGGTTAAAAAAGAGGCGGAAGCCGCACGCCGACTTGCCGAAGCCGcgcaaaagaacaagaatctTCGTGAAAAGGCGCGGCATTACATTAATCAACTGGTCTGGTCTCAGGTCGTCGAGCAGGAACGTCTCCTTGAGGATTGCGAAAAGGAAATCGCTAGACGGACTGAGAGCATAACCGAGGCGGAAAAAAACTGCGAATCATCGACGCAAGCCCTCGACAAGGTCAAcgagaagatcgagaggCTTTGGCAGGCAaaggaagagattgagagTGATCGAGATACATTCAAGGAACGTATCGATAAAGCCACAGCCGCATACCGCCAGGCACAAAAGGAGGAGTCGGAGCTGCTCAGGGAGGAACGAGATGCCTTCCAACGCCTGAAGACGGCCAGAGATGATATGAAGGCTTGTCAGCGCAAAATCCAGGACGAAGAACGCCGGCTGGGCGAATCAACAGGAAATGCTCGCACACAAAAGGACAGCGAGCTGGCACACGCTCGAAAGCGGGAACAACTCTTGAAGGAACAGATAGACGAAATTCAAAACAACCTTCCTGACCTTACAAGGCGACTTGGTGAGGCTGAGCAACACTTCAAGAAACTCGCACACAACAAAGATCTCAAACGCAAAGATATCGTGTCCGTGGAGCAACAAGTTCGAGAACTGAAGGCCGCTACTGGAGGCCGTTTTGATGGTTATGATAGAGAGATCAGGGACCTTGTCAAAGCCATCGAGAACGAGAGAGGATGGGAACAGAAACCTGTCGGACCTATTGGAGCGCACATCCGACTGTCGAAACCGGAATGGTCAGGGATCCTAGAGAGAACACTCGGCGAAGGACTCAACGCGTTCGTTGTCAGGAGTAAATCGGATCAAACAAGACTCGCGAATTTAATGCGTCGATTTCGCTTGAAGAGGCAGCCCCCAATCTACATTGCCTATGGAGGGAGAATTGACACGAGCAATCAGGAGCCTGATCCTAGATTTGATACTATTTTGAGCGTTCTTCAATTCGACGACGACATTGTCAGATCGcagctcatcatcagcaaCCAAATCGAGAAAATTATTCTTATTCGTGATCGAGTCGAAGCTGAACGGGTCATGGTTGAAGGTGTGCCTCCACGCAACGTCAGCGCTTGTCTCTGTTTTCACGACGGTCGTGGGAAGCGAGGATGGGGCCTCAGACTCACCAACCGGAATGGATCTGTTGGTACAAGTCCAGTCCTACCATACACAATGCGCCCCAGGATGCAAACAGACTCTGGTCAGCAGGTTGAGATCCAAGAAGAAAACCTCAAACACTTGGGCCAGGAAATGGCTGAGATCAATCGCGACGAGCGTCAGGCTCAACAAGCAGTTCAGCGATGCAAAACAGAGCTTGACAACCAGCGGAAGGATGTCAAGAGGTTTGAGAGCGATCTTCGTAGAACGCAAGCTGACATGGAGCGTGTGCAAATGGAGTTGGATGCATTCGAAGGCGTTGATGATCGACTGAATATATTGCGAGCTGAGCTCGAGTCGAGACGAtctgaggaggagcagctTGGAAACCAATACGGAGAAATGGGATTGGCGAAGCGAGATCTGAAGCAGAAGGCCGAGAAGGCCCGGCTAAAGCttgaggaggaaaagaacGAGCAAGAGGACTGGCAAAACCGAGTCGACAAAGCAGCACAGAAGGTTGCGACGGCTGAAAATATGAGGAAGTCGATTCTAGCAGAGAAGAATGGTGCTTTCGAGAGCCTTGACATCGCCAAAAACGAACGGCGACGTGCCGAGGAAAGGAGGGATAGGAAGGCCGAAGAAGTTGCCAACTTCATAGAGCAGGCCAGGCAAACAGCACCAGAGCGAGTTCACATTCCGGATAACGAGACACACAGCAGCATTGAGCAGAAGTACACCAAAATTCGGGAACAAATCAAGCAGCGAGAGTCACGACTTGGAGCATCAGACCAACAGATTTATGACCGTGCAaccgaagctgaagagcgaTATGAAGATGTTCAGAGACAGACGCAGGATGTTGACGATACCATCGTGGCTCTCAAACGTGCTATTGAGAGTCGCCTACAAATCTGGCGCAAATTTCAGCGGGAGATTAGCGCGCGAATTCGCATCCAGTTCAACTACCTTCTCAGTGAGCGAGGTTTCCGTGGCAAAATTGACCTCGACCATAAAGCGCGTAAGGTCTTTCTCCAGATTGAGCCAGATGAGACGCGTAAAAGCTCAGCTGGAAGGAATACAAAGACTCTATCCGGTGGAGAAAAGTCCTTTTCATCCATTTGCATGCTTCTATCAGTTTGGGAGGCGATTGGCTCGCCTATCCGTTGTCTTGACGAGTTTGACGTCTTTATGGACAATGTGAATCGTGCCATCAGCACGAATATGCTG GTGGACGCTGCCCGTCGTTCAGTTTCACGACAGTACATCCTTATTACCCCTAATGCTATCGAAGGTCGGGCACGGTTAGACAAAGATGTCAAGATCATTCG GCTGACGGACCCTCGTCAACGAACACTTGACAATTTTCAGTAA